Genomic DNA from Rhodothermales bacterium:
CGCCAGCTCCTCGCGGGTGATCAGGGTGTAGGCCTTGATCCAATCGACCCCCTCTTCTGCCCAGTAGCGTACCACCCGGCGGGCATCCTCCGCAGTCCCGAGACGCGTCATGTAGGTCATGCCTTCGCCGCCGGTGATGTAGGGACCGGTCACAAACATGCGCGGGCCCGCACGCTCGCCAAGCCGCACGGCCTCTTTGAGGTTGATTTCGCTGTAGGGGTGGTAACTCCCCGTGGTCCTGATGGTGGTCACGCCCGAGGCCAGGTACAACAGCGGCGCCGTCTCACTGGCCTGCACGCGCCGGGCCGACGTGGTGTAGAAGGTGTGGTTGTGCAGACCCACCATGCCCGGGATCACGGTGTGGCCGGCGAGGTCGTGCCTGCTGGCAAACGGCGGAATGTCCACATCCGTACCGACAGCAGAGATTCTTCCCCCTTCGATGAGCACCGTGACCCCTTCCATCGCGGCGCTCCCCGTGCCGTCAATCAGGCGCACGTTTTCAAGAGCGATGGCCTCCGCATCCTCCACCACAAACTGCTTGGCCGCGGGGCCCATGTTGGCGGCACGTTGGGCCAGAGCCGGCAGCGCCAGGACCGAGATCAGAAGACTGAGTAGTGCAGCTCGCATGGTGGGGACTCGAATGATGGGTCCCGAAAAAGTAGAGCCGACCGGGCTACTGATCCACTTCGAATACCATGCGCATGCCTGAAGACAGGTGTTCGGCGATGTGGCAATGCACCATCCAGGCCCCGGGATTCGACAATTCCAGCAGGATCTCCACTTCCGCGCCTACCGGCACCAGCACGGTGTCTTTCCACGCCCGATGTGTGTTTGGCTCTCCGTTGACGGAAAGCACGACGAATCGCTGGCCGTGGATATGGATGGGATGCTGCATGGCGTGTGGACTGTCCGGGTCGTTGAACAGGCGCACGCGCACCAGATCGCCTGCCCGAAAGCGCCAGGACACATCCATGTTCTCCTCCCCCGCCTGCGGATCCCGAAGCACCCATCGTACTTCCCGAGCCGAGGACACCCAGTTCATGTGTGGCATGGTGCCCGTCCACTCGACCGGATTGAAATAGCTCTGATCGAGCAGCATCATTTGACGCACGATGGCCGGCAGGCCTGCCGTCTCCAGCCTCAGCTCCAACTCCAGCTCCGGCAAGCCTGCCAGCAGGTCCGCTTCGAGCAGACCGGGCACATCGGCCGCCGGTGTCGGGCCGTGCCGCCTCAGGGTGCCGGGCTGGGCCGCGCCGACCTGCAGGACACCCAGCGTGTCCACCGTTGAGAAGAACCGGCCTCGCCCGTGATCAATCGACTGCACACGATTCGTGATCGCAAAGCGGCCGGGCGCTTCCGGCATGACATCCACCACGTAGCGCTCGGCCGGTGCAATGACCACACTTTCCGTCCAGGCGGGCTCTGCGAAGGGGCCCACGTCCGTAGCCACCACGCGCACCGCATGACCATCAATGGACCAGTTGAAGGTGCGAGTGTTGGATACGTTGGTCAGAAAGAGCCGCAATGTGCTACCTGCCGGCGCACTCAGGTCGTGGCGAGGCTCGCCATTGACCAACAGCCGGTTTCCGAAGCGCCCCATCAGGGCGAAGTTCGCCTCCTCATCGCCAAAAGGCAGCAATCCGCCGTCCCGCCCCAGCAGAACGTCATCGAGCATGAAAACCGCTTCGTGATCCGATGGAGGGAGCCAGTCCGCATCCACCCGGATGTTGCCGAAGAGCCCCAGATCCTGCCACACATCCTCGCGGTGGTGTGGGTGGTACCAGTACAGGCCGGCATCCGGAAAGCGAAGCCTGTATGTAAACGTGCCCCCTGGCGGAATGGGATCCTGGGTGAGGCCCGGCACGCCGTCAAACGCATTCTCCAGTCGCAGCCCATGCCAGTGCACGGCGGTCTCCGACGGTGTTCGGTTGGTCACAATGACGATGATCTCCGTGCCGCGATCCACGCGGATCAGCGGCCCGGGAATCTGACCGTTGTAGGCGAAGCCAGGCACAGCCCGCCCGTGCACGACGCGTGTGACGGGTGAGGCCTCCAGTCGTAGCGTGTCCCCATCGGCAAGCCGCACTTCCTTGCGCACCTCCGCCTCCGGCCCGGCAAGTTCGGGCAGCCAGGGCGAGACGGTGGGACGCGTCCGGTTCATGCCGGGCATCATGCGCACACCGGCCACCATGGGCGGCGGCGTCCACGGCCCCGCCCCCGGTTCTGCCGGCATGAAGGCCGACAGTCCCATGAAGCCATGAGCCTCCATGCGGGTGCTTGGAGAAAGCCCGCGCATCACGAGTGGTCCTCGCCGCTCGGCCGTGAGCGTGTCCGGCTCGGCGGTAACCCAGAGCATGTACTTGTTGCGGGCAACGACTCCGGTACGAACCGTACCGTTTC
This window encodes:
- a CDS encoding multicopper oxidase family protein; the encoded protein is MIRHCRHLAVVALLLAAVPIQAQDACVAGDDYCIRLEPASRVYGAMGSVRLLRPAGSPFTVAVDRDGRHRYETEFALQGLPAPSELGDYAVYRAWVVDPDLNRLQPLGIVRNGTVRTGVVARNKYMLWVTAEPDTLTAERRGPLVMRGLSPSTRMEAHGFMGLSAFMPAEPGAGPWTPPPMVAGVRMMPGMNRTRPTVSPWLPELAGPEAEVRKEVRLADGDTLRLEASPVTRVVHGRAVPGFAYNGQIPGPLIRVDRGTEIIVIVTNRTPSETAVHWHGLRLENAFDGVPGLTQDPIPPGGTFTYRLRFPDAGLYWYHPHHREDVWQDLGLFGNIRVDADWLPPSDHEAVFMLDDVLLGRDGGLLPFGDEEANFALMGRFGNRLLVNGEPRHDLSAPAGSTLRLFLTNVSNTRTFNWSIDGHAVRVVATDVGPFAEPAWTESVVIAPAERYVVDVMPEAPGRFAITNRVQSIDHGRGRFFSTVDTLGVLQVGAAQPGTLRRHGPTPAADVPGLLEADLLAGLPELELELRLETAGLPAIVRQMMLLDQSYFNPVEWTGTMPHMNWVSSAREVRWVLRDPQAGEENMDVSWRFRAGDLVRVRLFNDPDSPHAMQHPIHIHGQRFVVLSVNGEPNTHRAWKDTVLVPVGAEVEILLELSNPGAWMVHCHIAEHLSSGMRMVFEVDQ